The sequence below is a genomic window from Leisingera sp. M658.
CTGCAGAAGCTCTGCCATTTGAAGACGCCAGTTTCGACATCGTCGTCAGCTATTTGACACTGATCGACATTCCAGACACGAAACGTGCAATTGCCGAGATGACGCGGGTGCTGGCGCCGGGAGGTCATCTGCTGATTGCCAACCTCAACAGCTGGATCACAGCCTCGCAGTCCAAAGGCGGAGGCTGGACACGTGATCAGGACGGCGCGGCGAATATGTGCATCGACCGCTATTTCGAGGAACACCACCATTGGGGCGAATGGAATGGGATGCGGATAAAGAACTGGCACCGGCCGCAGGCGTTCTACATGCAGGCATTGCTGAACGCAGGGCTGCAGCTGACCCATTTTGACGAACCCATGGCGACGGGCGGCGAGCGGGCGGACAGCTACAACCGGGCTCCCTATCTCTACCTGATGGAGTGGCAAAAGCCGGCTGGCTGAATACGGCGGCACGGCAAACGCCCGCCAATAGATGGCGGGCGCCGGGCCTGTTTCACTTAATGCGGATCAAAGATCCTGTTTCGCGTCCAGCAGCGCGTCTTCCAGCAGCTTTTCGTTGCGGGCATCTTCGATCTTGCGGATGCGGTCTTCACTGGAGCGATGATCGAACCGGTACTTCACCACGTTGATCAAGCTGAGCGTCAGCAAGAGCACGCCCATGCCCCAATAGCCTTTGGTGGCAAGCGGTACTTCGGTGGAAAGCCACAGGGACACCCCCAGCATCGCATAGGCGATGGCCACGCCGGCAACGTTCAGGAGGATAATCAGTTTATTGTCAGTGCTGTCGGTAAACATGTCTTTGCTCCAGTATTCAAAAATTGTTTGAGGTCACCCGGCGGTCCGGGAGGTGCCTGGGCTGTGCCCGGTCAGTCTTTAACTTTCAGCCGGTTCAGCACATCAGCAGCGGTGCTGCGGCTGCGGGGGCCGAAACCGGCGTCTGCCAGATCATCGGCGATGGTGCTGCTGTTCAGCTCTCCGTCGATTTCGCGCAGGATCTCGCCCTGCTCGAACGGGTCATCGCGCTGCAGGACCTGGCTGATCAGCGCCTCGGCCTCTTCGGCCGGGCTGTCACCGCCGGTGTGGCGGCGCAGGCGGCGCTGGATGTCCTGCTCGCGCCGCGTCGCACGGGCAGCTATGGCGCCCTGTTTCAGATCGGTGATGCGGCGGCTGGCGGTTTCCACCGACTGGCGCAGCTGCAGGATACGGGCTTCCAGCCGGTCCAGGGTCTGGCGGCGGACTGTCAGCTCATTCTCCATCTCGGCCACTGCCTGTGCCGCAGTTTGCGCCAGGTCCTCGCGCCCGCCTTCCAGCGCTTCACCGGCCCGGGCCATCAGGTCCCCTACGCGGGTTTGCAGGGTTTCGATCTGGCGCTGTTCGGCGCGCTGACGTTGGATCAGGCTGGCCAGGGTCAGCTTGGCCGCCTTCAGATTTCCTTCGGCCTCGCGGATCTTCTGGGTGATCAGCTCGATCGAATAGGTCTCCCGCAGCTGTTCTTCAGCCCGGGCATTGGCACCGGTGATCAGGGTCTTCAGAGTGGCGAACATCTCTTCCTCCATCTTGAACATCGTTCACAAGGGGAGTGATCGCACAATTTTGAACGCCGTTCAAGAATTATTTTGAACGATGTTCAAAAATTACTGTTTGCCGATTTGATTAAGAACCTGGGCTATCATCGTTTCGATCTGTTCCGGGGGCACCCCCGAGATACGCCGTTCCAGCCCCAAGAGCACAATGCCATGCACAGAGGAGAACAGCGCCCGCACCATCAGGCCGGTTTCCTCTGCGCCCATCCCCGGGAACAATTCCCCCACCGGGCGGGCGATATTGGCAAAGAGCCCCTCCAGCGCGTCCAGATACCAGCCGGGCACCGGCCCCTCTGCGGTCATCTGCAAATCAAACAGCGCCCGCCACAGGTTGGTGTTGCCGATGGCAAAATGCAGGTAGGCGTTGCTCATCAGGATCAGGCGGGCAGTAGGAGGTTCCGCACCGGCATCCGCCACCGATGCCCTGACCGCAGCGCCCAGCCTGCAGAAGGTGCGCCCGTTCACCGCCATGATAATGGCATTCAGATCGTCGAAAGCGTTATAGATTGCCCCCAGCGCACAGCCCGCATCCTGGGCCATGTCACGGGCACGCAGCGCCCCTGCCCCGTCGCGGGCAATGCGGATCTCTGCCGCTTCCACCAGTTTTTCCCGCAGCGCCGCCTTGCGCGCTTCCACCTTGCCTGCCATGGCACCCTGCCCCTTCTTGAACCGCGTTCAAAATACCGCAGGCAACAGCGGCGTAAAGCAGGAAATCAGATCAGGCCGCGCCAGCGCAAGACAACGACCAGCAGAATCAGCACCACCAGAAGGGAAAACGCCACACTGCCCAGTACCCCCAGCCAAAAGCCCTTGCGCCGGTCGGCCAGGTCGATTTTCTGCAAATGCGCCTTCACTTCGCGTGCGGCGCCGCGCAGCGGTTTCTCGTCCACCGTCGGCCGCAACTTGGGGTGCTCCAGCATCGGCAGCGCATCGGCAAGTTTCATGCCCTGCTTGTAGATCCGGCGCGGCAGGCGGCGGCGCGCCCGTTTCAATGCGGCGGCCAGATCGCCGGAGGCCTGTTCGCGCTCCTTCAGCAACGTGCGGATGTCTTCGATATCCTGGTCCAGGCTGGCGGCCATTCCGGCACTCTCCCTCAGCTGCTGTTCACCGCTACCCTAGCCTGCGCCTGCGGCTGTCTCAATGGGGGTGGCAAGCCTTTGCCTGCGCGGGTATCTAGAACTTATGCTGAACACGATCACACATGGCACTGCCACAAACAAAACCCCGCTGCTGATTGCCCATGGCCTTTATGGCTCGGCCCGGAACTGGGGTGTTATTGCCAAACGCCTGTCGGATGAGCGGCTGGTGGTTGCCGTTGATATGCGCAATCACGGCGACAGCCCGCGGACCAAAAGCCACAGCTATCCTGAACTGGCCGAAGACCTGGCCGAAGTGATTGCCGCGCAGGGCGGGCAAATGGATGTGATCGGACATTCAATGGGCGGCAAGGCGGCAATGACGCTGGCACTGAACCACCCTGATACGGTACGCCGCCTGGTAGTGGCGGACATTGCGCCGGTTGCCTATGGCCATACCCAGATCCAATACATTCACGCCATGCGCACAGTGGACCTGGAGACGGTCGAGCGCCGCCCGGAAGCCGCCGCGCAGCTGGCCAAGGCCGGAGTGGAGCCTGCGCTGCAGAGCTTTTTCACCCAATCGCTGGATATTGCGAACAAGCGCTGGAAACTGAACCTGGACACGCTGGCGGATCAGATGCCGGACATCATGTCCTTCCCTGAGACGGATGCCGCCTGGGAGGGGCCTGCGCTGTTCCTGTCCGGGTCTGAATCGGACTATGTGCTGCCCGAACACCGCGACGAGATCCGTGCGCGCTTTCCCCCCGCCCGCTTTGCCAAACTACCCGGTGCGGGCCATTGGCTGCACGCCGAAAAGCCGCGCGAGTTCGAAGCCGCCGCGCGGGTGTTCCTGAGCGCCTAGGCGCCGCGGGCGTAAAGCTGCTTGGCCACCAGCCAGGCAACCGGCACCCCCAGCACAGCCCCAATGGCCGCCGAGGCCAGGATGGCCGGAACATTGGTCATGCCTGCGACCAGAACCACAATGACGCCAATGCCCGCCAGGCTGCTGCCGATCAGCGAGTAAAGAATGGATGCAAGGCGCAACATGGGGTTTCTCCTATAACTGCCGAGTCTGTTTGAGTACTTGCATAGGGAGAGTGAGAATCTGCCGCCTTGATCAGGATCAGATTGCAAGCCAATCAAAAGGGCGGCCCCAATGGGGCGCCGGCGGCTTACTTTGCGGCGAAGCACTGGCCGGGGAGACGCGGGTCAGGCGATGTTCACAAAAACCCGGCCGCCCTCGACCTTTACCGGATAGGTCTTAAGATCAAGATGCACCGGCGCCGACAGCGCCTTGCCGGTGCAGATATCAAACCGGCCGCCATGCAGCGGGCATTCAATGACACAATCAATCACCAGCCCGTCCTCCAGACTCTGCTCTTCATGCGTGCACATCAGATCCGAGGCGAAGAACCCCTTTTCAGTGTTGTAGATCGCGTATGATTTACCTCCGTGCTGCCAGGCGATCAGGTCCTCCTCGTCGATGTCATCGGTGGCGCAGGCGTCTATCCATTGGCTCATGCTGTGGCTCCTGATTGGTGTTTTCCGGCATAACTCACATTGTCCGCTGCGCGACACGTTCCACCGGGCCGCCCCCGGTGATCATATGCGGCGCCTGGCGGATGCTGGCGGCCTTGGTCGGGCGGCCAAGCGAGCGGCGCAGCACCACCGACAGCACCTCAATATTGGTCTTGCAGAAGCCCGGATCCGGCTCTGGCAGCTGATCCTGCACCGCCTCGGCCAGTTTGGGCAGCGCGTGGAACGGCACCTGCGGATACAGATGATGTTCGACGTGGTTGTTCATCTTCATATAGAGGAATTCGGCCAGCCAGTTGCTGCGGAACGAGCGGGTGCTCTCCAGTATCGAAGGTGAATTCTCCTGCAGCTCCACGTGCTGGATCAGGGTGAACAGCAGCATGACGGGAGCACCCAGGATGCGCGGGATCACCAGGAACCAGACCACCCACCAGATACCAAAGAACGGCGCCGCGGCGATCAGCGCATAGATCATCAGCATAATGCGCGCGTTGCGGGTCATCCTGGCGAACTCGCCTTCCGGCGTGACCATCTTCATCGTATCAGTGTAGCGGCCCGCCGCCAGATGCACGAACACCTGCATGTGGAACCGCAACAGCGCAAAGCCGGTGATCTCGGCCAGCCAGCCGCCAAAACCCATCGGTGTATCGAATGGCATCTGGCTGTCCTTGCCCACCCACCAGGTATGGGTGTGGTGGTTGGTGTGGGTGTAGCGGCGGTGCAGCGGCTCCTCCATGTAAAGGAGCGAGGTCACCCACAGCACCGCCTCGTTCAGCCAGCGGCTGCGGAAGGCGGTGCCATGCGCGGTTTCATGGCTGAAGGAATAGGCCGGCACGGTCAGGAAGATGCCATGCAGCAGCATCGCAGGCCAGACCCAGAGTGTGCCGAGCGTTGCCCAGACCAGCGCGCCGGTGGCCGCCAGATAAGCAACCCATTGAGCGATATAGATCAGGCCGGGCCTGTCGCTGCGGGCAGCGATGGATTTCAGCGTTTTCTTGTCGAGCTTCACCCCGGAAGACGCGGCATTTGTGGGGATATAATCAGGCATCTGTAACCTTCCGGATGGCTGAAGTGATGTGTCAGACGGGTGCAGAAAACCTCCGGGCCGTCTGCTGACCACCCGTGGCTTCCGCACCTTCCAGGACTGCCTGCTCAGCTCGCGTAATTGGCGCCTTCGTCGTCGAGGATCGCCTTCAGCTCGGCTAGGTGGCGTTCGGCCTGGCTGGGATAATCCTCCAGCTCCTGCGCGGTCTTCTCGGCGATCTCGTCGCTCAGCACCCGCAGCTTCTGGCCGGTCTGCAGCGCCCGGATATAAGTCTCGGCGGCGCGCTCAAAGTAATAGAGACGGTTGAAAGTATCCGCGACATCGTCGCCGATGATCAGCACCCCGTGGTTGCCCATGATCATGGTCTTGACCTTGGGGTCGGTCAGCATCGACGCGCAGCGCGCGCCCTCGTCGTCAAACGCCAAGCCGCCAAAGCCGTTGTCTATCACATAGCGGTTGTAGAAGGTCGCTGTGTTCTGGTCGATCGGCGGCAGGGTGCTGTCGGCCAGGCAAGCCAGCACTGTGGCGTGGATCGAATGCACATGCATCACGCAGCGCGCATGGGGACACAGGCGATGGATCGAGCCGTGCAGCCCCCAGGCGGTCGGGTCCGGCGCATCGGGGCGCTCCATCGTCTTGGGGTCATTGGCGTCCAGCAGCAACAGGTCCGAGGCCTTGACCCGGGAAAAATGCACCTGGTTCGGGTTCATCAGGAACTGGCTGCCGTCCTCGTTCACCGCCAGGCTGAAGTGGTTGGCCACCGCCTCATGCATGTCCAGCTTGGCCGTCCAGCGGAACGCAGCAGCCATATCGACACGCTCCTGCCAATGGGTGAGGTTCGGGCTGAGATCCGCTTGCTTGTTCATTCTGACGCCTCCGAAACTGTTGATGCACAAGTGGTGCCAGCAGAATTGCCGGCTGACAAATGATTGATTCAGCGCTAATGCATTAATTGAATTAATGCATAGGTCGTACGTCCGTGTCTTCTCCTGTCTCGCCCTCTTCTTCGCTGCCCCCGCTCACCTGGCTGCGCGCATTTGAGGCCAGCGCGCGGCATCTGTCCTTCACCCGCGCCGCAGGCGAGCTGAACCTGACGCAATCGGCGATCAGCCAGCATGTGCGCAGCCTGGAGACTTTTCTGGGCCGCGAGCTGTTCATCCGCAAAACCCGCGCGCTGGAACTTTCCGAAGCCGGCGCCAATTACACGCCCATCGTGCGCGAGGCCTTTGACCTGATTGCAGCCGGAACGCAGGCTTTCACCGGCGGCGATCAGGGGCGGCACCTGGTTTTGCAGTGCAATATGGCCTTTTCGGTGTTCTGGCTGTCACCCCGCCTGCCCCGTCTGTACCAAAAGTTCCCCTGGCTGGTGCTGAACATCGTGACCCCGATCTGGGATCCCGAACGCCATGCCGCCAATGCAGGCACCGAGATCCGCTTTGGCCGCCCTGCCGACATGTCGGCCGCCGCCGTCCGGCTGACGCGGGACCGGTTCTACCCTGTCTGCGCGCCGGGCTATCAGGACGGCAAAGTTGATTTCGAGACCGGGACCCTGTTGGATTGCGGCGGTGTGACAGGCTCTTGGGGGGCGTGGTTCAAATCGCAAGGGCGCATGTTTGAACGCAATCACGAGATCAACCTGGCCTCCACCTACGTGATCGCCATGACGGCGGCGGTGAACGGCGCCGGTATCTCCATGTCGCACGACACGCTGGCCGGCGGGCTGCTGGAAAGCGGCCAATTGGTCAAACCCAGCGGGCATTCAGCGGAATTGCTGGAGAACTATTTCCTGATGCCGCCTCCCAGCCATGCCAGCACCCCGGCGTCGCGGGCGTTTCTGGAGTGGCTGGAGGGTGAACTGCCTCCTGTATAGCACCAACATGAGGCCCGCGCCTGACCTTCTGTAATGGGGGCAAAATCAAGACAAAATATTCATCTCAGTTAAAGGCCCAACCGCCCCAAACGTGCACAGATGGGGATTGTGAGGAACACAAGGAGAACACACGATACAGTGGCCATTCGCTGCGCGTTGTTCGAACTGGTGAAGAGCGGATGGAGTGGATGGCATCTGCACCGAACCGTCGCGCAATGCGGCATAGTGCAGATGTTTTCACCAGCTAGGAATGGAGCTCCGCCTTGGAAGTTACGACAATAGGATTGGATCTTGGAAAGGACGTTTTTCAAGTTCACGGTATCTCCGCTGACGGAACAGTTGTTTTCAATCGTTCGATCCGGCGCAAACAAATGCTCAATTTCTTTGAGGCGTTACAAAACTGTCTTGTTGGGATTGAGGCCTGCGGATCCGCACATCATTGGGCGCGTGAACTAACTGCGATCGGTCATGATGTGCGGCTAATGCCAGCGGTCTATGTGAAGCCGTATGTGAAGCGCGGAAAGACAGACGCCGTCGATGCGGAGGCAATCTGCGAGGCCGTCACACGACCGACCATGCGGTTTGTTGCTGTGAAGTCGAAAGAGCAACAGGCCCTGCTGACCATCCATCGGGTGCGACAGCTTATCGTCCGCCGAAAGACCCGGATGTTGAACGTAATCCGCGGTCTTCTTCGTGAGTTTGGCCATGTGATCGGGAACGGACCGGTTGCTGCGATGCGTTTCATTAAGACATTTCAGACGGACGGCTGCCTAGACATGCCTGATGTGGCCAAGAGCATGCTCAAAACACTCTGCGAACAGGTTGTTGCTCTCGATGAGCGGGTGACCTTTTATGACAAGCTGATTGAGTATCATTCCCGGATCGATGAGCGCGCCAAACGGGTTAGGAAAGTGCCAGGCGTTGGCCCCGTCACCGCTTCGGCCATTGTGGCCACCACCGGTGACGGTCGCCAATTCAAGAACGGACGTGAGTTTGCCGCCTGGCAGGGGCTGACACCCCTTAACAGATCGAGCGGTGGCAAAGAGCGTTTGGGGCGTATCAGCAAGAAAGGTGATCGCTATCTTCGACGATTGCTCGTGATCGGCATGACCTCTCAAGTACAGCGTGCACGTGGATACCCGGAACGTGTGCATCCATGGATCAAGCAGCTTCTTGGACGCAAACCCGTCCGCCTCGCAACGATTGCTATGGCGAACAAGGCGGCCAGGATCATCTGGGCGATCCGCACCAAAGATACGTACTACCGCCAATCAGCGGCATAGAAGGAGCCGAACAAAACCGAATTGCAAGACGAATGCCCCCTCTCGGCAGATTTGCCGTGCAAATCGCCTGCCGGGCAACGGATGGCACGTGCGGTCATCCGAAAACCTGAAATCCCGTGCTTTGTCCTGAACTCACAGGTTCGCGTCGCCGATTGGGAGCAGGTTTGCGGAACCCGTCAAGGCCAGCGGCAAGTATCGACGCCACGATCAAAGGCCGGACACAGGACTGTACTGACCAACCGCGCAATCAACGCATTCTTTCCTTGCAAAGCAGACGCCATCCACACAGGACAATCCGGACTTATGCAACTGCGGAGAATGCGCTTGCAGAAAACGCGAGAACTTCTTTGAACCTGCAACAGCAGCCTTTCTGCAATGCAGCGGGTTTCACCGAACAGGCCATCCAGTTCCGCAGCTTGGCTGCGTCTTCCATAACCTCAACTGGCTGCTGCCAGGCTCAACATTCGAGACGCAAGGTCTTGCAAGAGAATCGCACAATTTCTGGTACTCGAGCCCGAAGTGCAACGTTGCCGTTATTGAGATGCGGCAGACACAGCCAGCACATATAGAAATTAAATCGGCAAAGCGCCAATCGCATCCGCAGCTGCCACAATTTCCCGACTGAAGGAAACAAGAGGCAATTCCTGGAGAAGGCATCAGTTCTTGCCCGCAGCACATTCAGTGATTCCGGCTCGGTGCAGCCCTGAGGGATATCAGGCTTCCCGCCTCTGCTCTTCCCAGCGGCGGCATAACAGCAATCCTAGTGCTTCGTTTTTCTAGCGGCTGTCTCGCAGCCCTGTAGAATGAGACAGTTTTTCACGAACCGTCGACGAGCGCCTGAAAACGCTGTCAACGGTGTCGGCAGCGCGGCAGCCTTTTCTCTGACAAGGAGGAGAGGAATTATGCAGCCAGCAAAAGGCACCTTGGCGTGGATGTATGAAAAGATGGTGACAAGCCGTCGTTTCGAGAACGCCATCGAAAAGATCTATATGGAAGGCAAATCGCCTGTCTTCAACATGGCGGACGGCCCGATCCCGGGTGAGATGCACCTGTCGGACGGTCAGGAGCCCGTTGCCGTGGGGGTCTGCGCCCATCTAGAGGCCGGGGACGTGGTCACGGCCACGCACCGCCCGCATCATCAGGCGATTGCCAAGGGCGTAGACCTGAAGAAGATGGCTGCCGAGATTTTCGGCAAGGCAACCGGCCTGTCCGGCGGCCGCGGCGGCCATATGCATATCTTCGATGCCGAGGTGAACTTCGCCTGTTCCGGCATCATCGCGCAAGGCATGGGACCCGCCGCCGGCGCGGCGCTGTCGCGCCAGATCCAGGGCAAGCCGGGGGTTGCGGTTTCATTCATCGGTGAAGGCGCGGCAAACCAGGGCGCGTTTCACGAAGCGCTGAACCTGGCGGCGGTCTGGAAGCTGCCGATGGTGGTGGTGGTTGAGGATAACGCCTGGGGGATTTCGGTCTCCAAGGAAGCCTCCACCGCGATCAAGCGCAACTCGGACCGGGCGGCGGCGTATGGCATTCCCGGCCATTACATTCCCGGCAACGACCCCCGGAAGATCTACGAGGTGGCAGGCGAAGCCATCGCGCGGGCGCGCCGCGGCGAAGGCCCGACGCTGATCGAGGTCGAAACCTACCGGCTGGCGGGCCACTTCATGGGCGATGCCGAGGGCTACCGCCCCGATGGCGAGAAAGACGGGCTGTTCGCCAAGGACCCGATCCCGGTGATGCGCGCCCGGCTGCTGGCTGGCGGCAGCTTTACGGATGCCGAACTGGACGCGCTAGAAACCGGCGCCCAGGCGGCGGTGGATGAGGCGATCCGCTTTGCCCGTGGCAGCGCCGATCCGAAACCCGAAGACGCGCTGACAGCCGTTTTTGCCTGAAGGCTCTAGGGAGGAAAACACATGGAAAATGAACGGAAACTGACAATTGCACGGGCGATGGCCGAGGCCACTGCGCAGGAAATGCGTGATGACCCGAGCGTGTTCGTGATGGGTGAAGATATCGCTGAACTTGGCGGTGTCTTTGGCAACACCCGCGGCCTGCTGGAGGAATTCGGCAAGGAACGGGTCCGCGATACCCCGATTTCCGAGACCGGGTTCATCGGCGCCGCGGTGGGTGCGGCGCAGGATGGCATGAAGCCGGTGGTTGAGCTGATGTTTGTGGATTTCTTCGGCGTCTGCTTTGACGCGATCTACAACCTTATGGCCAAGAACACCTACTTCTCGGGCGGCAACGTCAACGTGCCGATGGTGCTGATGACCTCCACCGGCGGCGGCTATTCGGATGCGGGGCAGCATTCGCAGTGCCTTTACGGCAGCTTTGCGCATTTGCCCGGCATGAAGGTCGTGAGTCCCTCCAACGCCTATGACGCCAAAGGGCTGATGACGGCGGCAATCCGTGATCCGAACCCGGTGATTTACATGTATCACAAGGGACTGCAGGGCATGGGCTGGCTGGGCACCGAGGCGGGCGCAATTACCCATGTGCCGGAAGAAAGCTATGAAGTTGAGATCGGCAAGGCGGCTATTGCCCGCGAAGGGCGCGATGTGACCATCGTGTCAATTGCCCAGGGCGTGCATCACGGGCTGAAGGCCGCCGATGCGCTGGCCCAGCAAGGCATTAGCGCCGAAGTGGTCGATCTGCGCTCGCTGGTGCCATTGGATCGCGAAACGGTGCGCGCCAGCGTCGCCAAGACCGGGCGGCTGATTGTGGTCGATGAGGATTATCACAGCTACGGCGTCTCGGGTGAGATCATCGCCACGGTCACCGAGAGCAACATGGCAGACCTGAAGGCGCCGCCGCGGCGGATCGCCTATCCGGATGTGCCGATCCCCTTTGCTCGGGTGATGGAACAGCACTGCCTGCCCAATGCGGACAAAATCGCCGCAGCCGCCCGCGACCTTTGCGGGGCGCCGGTTCCGGCCTGAACGCACTCAAAATTCCTAGAAACAATCAGCTGCCCCGCGGTGCCGGGGCGGCGCCAAGAGGAGATTGCCAAGTGGCAAACGATATCATCATTCCATCCGGCTTGTGGGAGGGCGATGACGAATGCGTCATCACCGCCTGGCTGGCAAGTGACGGCGCACAAGTCACCCAGGGCGCGCTGATTGCCGAGATCATGACGGCCAAGGTCCAGTACGAAATCACCGCACCGGTAAGCGGCACCCTGAGCATCGCAAAGCAGCAGGACGAAGTTGCGGCCAAGGGCGACGTGATCGGGGCGGTCTCATGACCGTGCAGGCGGCAAGTCCTGCTGTGGTTCCCCTGCGCGGGGCACGCGGGATGATCGCTGACAAGATGTGCGCCTCGCTGCGCGACGCGGCGCAGCTGACCCACCATGCACGGGCAGACATGACTGCACTGCTGGCGGCCAAGGCGCATCTCAAGGAAGCGGGCACCGCGCTGTCGGTCGAAGACCTGCTGATAGGTGCGGTGGTCCGAACTCTGCGGCGCCATCCGGACATCAACGGCACCGTGCAGGACCGCGCTGTGCATCTGCCGGATGCCATTGATCTGGGGGTTGCCATCGCCCTGCCGGGCAACCTGCTGGCGGCACCCGCGATCTTCGGGGCGGAAAGCCTGGACCTTGAAGGCCTTCGGGCTGCGCGGCGGGATCTGGTGGCCCGCGCAAGGACAAACAAGTTGACAGTGCCGGAGATGACAGGCGGCACATTCACGGTCTCCAACCTCGGCCTCAGCCGGGTGGAGCAGTTCACGCCGATCCTGAATGCGCCGCAGATTGCCATTCTCGGCATCGGACGCACGGTCGAAACCGCGGTGCGCGACGGCGATGCCATCGCCTGGAAGCCTTATGCGGGCCTGTCGCTGACCTTTGACCACAGGGCCATTGACGGCGCCCCAGCGGCGAAGTTCCTGACGGATCTTTGCGAGGCGATCGAAGGTTTCGCGCCATGATCACCCCGCCGTTTTCCACCGCTGCAGACGGGATAGCTCGCGAAGCCACCCTATTGCAGAAGGGTAAGCCTGCGCTGATGCTGTGGCAGGCGGCAGAAACCGCACTGGTGGTTCCGGCTGCCGTAGCACGCAGGGATGGTATGCAACGCTCGATGGCCGAAGCAGCCGAACAGGGCTGGCCGGTCACCGTGCGCGGAAGCGGCGGCGGCATTGTTCCACAAGGACCATCTACCCTGAACCTTGCCATGGTGCTGCCCTGTGCGGCGGGTTTCACGGTGGAGGACGGCTACCGGATGATCTGCGGCGCGGTGACTGAGGCGCTGACCCGATTTGACATCACCGCAGAAACCGGCGCCTGCCCGGGCGCCTTCTGCGATGGCGCCTGGAACGTTCTTGCAGGCGGCCGCAAGCTGGCTGGCACCGCACAGCGCTGGCGCGCCGCGACGCGGGAGAGGGTTGTGCTGGCGCATGCCGCGATTCTCGTCCGGACGCCGCAGCCGGATCTGTGGCCGGTGCTTCGGCAGTTGCAGGCCGCCGCCTTTGCAGCAGAACCGCCCTTACGGACGGGTGCTCATATTGCCCTGGACGCGCTGTTACCCGGCAGCATGGGCCAATCAGCCTTTCCCGGCGCCCTGATCAGAGCCGCGGAGGACCGGCTGACTGCTCTGACGCGCCGCGAAAAACAAGCGGCCTGACCGCATCAACACCACTCACTGGGAGGAGAGTAACCATGACAATCAGATTCCACCGGCGCGGCAAGGAGAAGGGCGGCAGTGCCGCCATGAACCGCCGCATGTTCCTGATGACGACCACACTGGCCGGCGTCACCACCAATGCCATGCTCGGAAGCGCATCCTTTGCGTCATCAGCGGTGCTCGACGAGGCGCAGGGCGCCAGCCTGCTGCGGATGATCCAGGATATCTACCCGCATCCGGATGTGCTGCAGGTTTCACACTACGAGGCGATTGCTGCCACAGTGATGAAGAACGCCGAAGCGGATGCGGCGACCGCCAGTGGGCTGACTGATGGCCTGGCGCGGATCGACGCCAAGGCGCAGGAGCTGTTCGGCACCCCTTACACTGGCATCGAAGACCCGGACGCGCGTGAAGGCCTGCTGCGCCATTTTCAGGACGAGGGCTTCTTTCAGGGGGTCCGCTGGACCGCCTACTTTGGCATCTACGACAACAAGGAGGTCTGGCCGCTATTCGGCTACGAGGGCTCCTCAGTTGAGCACGGCGGCTACATCGACCGTGGGTTCTCCGACATCACCTTTGTTCCCGAGGGGCCGACCCTTGAGGAACGCATGGCCGACGTTCAGGCATAAGGGGAGGCTGACATGACAAAATTCGACCTCAACGACGACAATGTGGTTGTCATCATCGGCTCCGGCGCGGGCGGTGGCACCCTGGCAAACGAACTGGCCCAGAAGGGTGTCAAATCGGTTGTTCTGGAAGCTGGCAAGCGGTTTGACCTGAGCGATATCGAAAACGACGAATGGGCAATGTTCCAGAAAATCTCCTG
It includes:
- a CDS encoding class I SAM-dependent methyltransferase; protein product: MDNGWQASADAWITLMGVSGDFSRQHVLDHPMLNRVRLRPSPRILDVGCGEGRFCRMLAPFAGNVTGLDPTDALLRHAEDLSDQRFVKGTAEALPFEDASFDIVVSYLTLIDIPDTKRAIAEMTRVLAPGGHLLIANLNSWITASQSKGGGWTRDQDGAANMCIDRYFEEHHHWGEWNGMRIKNWHRPQAFYMQALLNAGLQLTHFDEPMATGGERADSYNRAPYLYLMEWQKPAG
- a CDS encoding PspA/IM30 family protein, with the translated sequence MFATLKTLITGANARAEEQLRETYSIELITQKIREAEGNLKAAKLTLASLIQRQRAEQRQIETLQTRVGDLMARAGEALEGGREDLAQTAAQAVAEMENELTVRRQTLDRLEARILQLRQSVETASRRITDLKQGAIAARATRREQDIQRRLRRHTGGDSPAEEAEALISQVLQRDDPFEQGEILREIDGELNSSTIADDLADAGFGPRSRSTAADVLNRLKVKD
- a CDS encoding TetR/AcrR family transcriptional regulator; the protein is MAGKVEARKAALREKLVEAAEIRIARDGAGALRARDMAQDAGCALGAIYNAFDDLNAIIMAVNGRTFCRLGAAVRASVADAGAEPPTARLILMSNAYLHFAIGNTNLWRALFDLQMTAEGPVPGWYLDALEGLFANIARPVGELFPGMGAEETGLMVRALFSSVHGIVLLGLERRISGVPPEQIETMIAQVLNQIGKQ
- a CDS encoding alpha/beta fold hydrolase; the protein is MLNTITHGTATNKTPLLIAHGLYGSARNWGVIAKRLSDERLVVAVDMRNHGDSPRTKSHSYPELAEDLAEVIAAQGGQMDVIGHSMGGKAAMTLALNHPDTVRRLVVADIAPVAYGHTQIQYIHAMRTVDLETVERRPEAAAQLAKAGVEPALQSFFTQSLDIANKRWKLNLDTLADQMPDIMSFPETDAAWEGPALFLSGSESDYVLPEHRDEIRARFPPARFAKLPGAGHWLHAEKPREFEAAARVFLSA
- a CDS encoding non-heme iron oxygenase ferredoxin subunit; protein product: MSQWIDACATDDIDEEDLIAWQHGGKSYAIYNTEKGFFASDLMCTHEEQSLEDGLVIDCVIECPLHGGRFDICTGKALSAPVHLDLKTYPVKVEGGRVFVNIA
- a CDS encoding fatty acid desaturase; its protein translation is MPDYIPTNAASSGVKLDKKTLKSIAARSDRPGLIYIAQWVAYLAATGALVWATLGTLWVWPAMLLHGIFLTVPAYSFSHETAHGTAFRSRWLNEAVLWVTSLLYMEEPLHRRYTHTNHHTHTWWVGKDSQMPFDTPMGFGGWLAEITGFALLRFHMQVFVHLAAGRYTDTMKMVTPEGEFARMTRNARIMLMIYALIAAAPFFGIWWVVWFLVIPRILGAPVMLLFTLIQHVELQENSPSILESTRSFRSNWLAEFLYMKMNNHVEHHLYPQVPFHALPKLAEAVQDQLPEPDPGFCKTNIEVLSVVLRRSLGRPTKAASIRQAPHMITGGGPVERVAQRTM
- a CDS encoding class II aldolase and adducin N-terminal domain-containing protein, which gives rise to MNKQADLSPNLTHWQERVDMAAAFRWTAKLDMHEAVANHFSLAVNEDGSQFLMNPNQVHFSRVKASDLLLLDANDPKTMERPDAPDPTAWGLHGSIHRLCPHARCVMHVHSIHATVLACLADSTLPPIDQNTATFYNRYVIDNGFGGLAFDDEGARCASMLTDPKVKTMIMGNHGVLIIGDDVADTFNRLYYFERAAETYIRALQTGQKLRVLSDEIAEKTAQELEDYPSQAERHLAELKAILDDEGANYAS